In Terriglobus sp. TAA 43, a single window of DNA contains:
- a CDS encoding exo-alpha-sialidase, translating to MYRCGMQMLAAACAIWVGTAGAQWVPSHATDPGVHPVGEFIYTPATVTPQCHASTVVALKDGDLLAAWFGGKAERAPDVAIYTARKHKGVWSAPVEVAREKDGDQGIPTWNPVLFHTSDGKLWLYYKYGPSPDTWSGMRMVSTDEGKNWSPKERLPDGVLGPIRAKPLVLSSGVIVSGSSNEGKDGWRVFVERSADGGNTWKRIGPLTISREDDAAAKPWPDPPSDSSEVRAKDKAARPYGGIIQPSVISLGSKHLRFYARSKTLASRIVVSDSMDEGVTWSTPRYLDLPNNNSGLDVVHLQDGRVVMIFNDTTRGRSPLNLAVSTDGEHFRIFATLEQGEGEYSYPAIIQGNDKALEMTYTWHRTTIKHVRLELAQVPAR from the coding sequence ATGTATCGATGCGGGATGCAAATGCTGGCGGCAGCATGTGCAATTTGGGTGGGAACTGCCGGTGCGCAGTGGGTTCCGTCACATGCGACTGATCCCGGAGTGCATCCGGTAGGCGAGTTCATTTACACGCCGGCAACCGTGACTCCGCAGTGCCATGCATCAACAGTTGTGGCGTTGAAAGACGGTGATCTGTTGGCTGCCTGGTTTGGCGGCAAGGCAGAGCGAGCGCCAGATGTAGCCATTTACACAGCACGCAAGCACAAGGGTGTTTGGTCCGCGCCGGTTGAAGTCGCACGTGAGAAGGATGGTGATCAGGGAATCCCAACATGGAACCCGGTCCTGTTTCATACGAGTGACGGCAAGCTCTGGCTCTATTACAAATATGGCCCCAGTCCCGACACCTGGTCAGGGATGCGAATGGTGAGCACGGATGAAGGTAAGAACTGGTCGCCGAAGGAGCGCTTGCCTGACGGTGTACTTGGTCCTATCCGAGCAAAGCCTCTTGTTCTATCCAGCGGAGTCATCGTTAGTGGTTCATCCAATGAAGGCAAGGATGGGTGGCGCGTGTTTGTTGAACGCAGCGCCGATGGTGGCAATACGTGGAAGCGAATTGGTCCTCTCACCATCAGTCGAGAGGATGATGCGGCAGCGAAGCCCTGGCCTGATCCACCATCGGACTCATCGGAAGTGCGTGCCAAGGATAAGGCGGCACGGCCCTACGGCGGCATTATTCAGCCCTCAGTGATTTCGTTGGGTAGCAAGCATCTTCGTTTCTACGCACGCTCGAAGACGCTTGCTTCTCGCATCGTCGTATCTGACTCCATGGATGAAGGTGTGACGTGGTCCACGCCTCGTTATCTCGATCTGCCGAATAACAACTCTGGTCTCGACGTTGTGCATTTGCAGGATGGACGCGTGGTGATGATCTTCAACGACACAACGCGTGGGCGGTCTCCACTCAATCTGGCTGTGAGCACGGATGGCGAGCATTTCCGCATCTTCGCCACGTTGGAGCAGGGTGAGGGCGAGTATTCGTATCCTGCAATCATTCAAGGGAACGATAAAGCGTTGGAGATGACCTACACCTGGCATCGCACCACGATAAAACACGTTCGCCTGGAACTTGCGCAGGTTCCCGCGCGATAA
- a CDS encoding right-handed parallel beta-helix repeat-containing protein, whose translation MQLRRRSVRFVRRWQRVAWFLIVVCAGICSAQDVFYVSPSGNDAWSGKVATANATGSDGPLHTLEAARDHVRQLRQEKHTGAIRVVLRGGTYTLNRTFELRPEDSGLASGATIYEAYSHEEPVISGGVRVTDWTDRGKGQWQTSPNFATSQLFWDGLRLPRTQTPKNGYLRMVGKTNADTQFQLQYDNDDIRPEWAGTGAEVVLYIAWFEARYRIVEVDTTHHIAILAGSAKGSAFESQARYIVENIPGEPAVAGTWWQNKKSNVIQLRERPLESLRNAEIIAPRLSHLMEIRGGNSQGRVHDVRFSGITFAYSRWEMTDSGLKSNQAADVADAAVILRGTDNVTIDHCTFHGMGGYALALRGGNQHAIIDHNHLFDLGAGGIRVGEGEIPKAPEQISSHHVITNNEIDHDGLVYPSAVGLWVLMSGDNTIAHNHLHDLTYSAISVGWSWGYNPVPVANNHIDHNLIHDIGTVLSDLGGIYLLGVQPGTRVDHNLIHHVGCFTYGGWGIYLDEGSTGITVENNIVYEAQSAGFHIHYGRDNVVRNNIFASNRDYAARRTRSENFHALTFERNIVVLATGATLDGAWSDGNVTLDRNLYWNARHSAMQFAGSTWEQWQAKGNDVHSTIADPLFRNAAAYDFTLLPGSPALKLSFQPIDLNDVGPLPDVSSR comes from the coding sequence ATGCAACTGCGTCGTCGCTCCGTACGCTTCGTCCGTCGTTGGCAACGGGTTGCATGGTTTCTGATCGTTGTTTGTGCAGGGATCTGCAGCGCGCAGGATGTGTTTTATGTGTCTCCTTCGGGTAACGACGCCTGGAGCGGGAAGGTCGCAACTGCGAACGCTACTGGCAGTGATGGTCCATTGCATACGCTGGAAGCCGCGCGTGACCATGTGCGCCAGCTGCGTCAGGAAAAACATACGGGGGCTATCCGCGTTGTTCTGCGTGGTGGCACTTATACTCTGAATCGCACGTTCGAACTTCGCCCGGAAGATTCTGGTCTTGCTTCTGGGGCTACTATCTACGAGGCATATTCACACGAAGAGCCCGTTATAAGCGGTGGCGTACGTGTGACGGATTGGACTGATAGAGGCAAAGGGCAATGGCAGACATCGCCAAACTTCGCTACGTCGCAGCTCTTTTGGGATGGTCTGCGGCTGCCTCGCACGCAAACACCAAAGAATGGTTATCTGCGTATGGTTGGGAAGACCAATGCAGATACCCAGTTCCAACTGCAGTACGACAACGACGATATTCGTCCAGAGTGGGCTGGTACGGGAGCTGAAGTCGTTCTGTATATTGCGTGGTTCGAAGCCCGCTATCGCATCGTTGAAGTCGATACGACTCATCACATAGCAATACTTGCGGGTTCAGCAAAGGGTTCGGCATTCGAATCGCAGGCGCGGTACATCGTGGAGAACATTCCTGGTGAGCCTGCGGTTGCAGGCACATGGTGGCAGAATAAGAAGTCGAACGTGATTCAGTTGCGCGAAAGACCCTTGGAATCACTTCGCAACGCCGAGATTATCGCGCCGCGCTTATCGCATTTGATGGAGATACGCGGTGGCAATAGTCAGGGTCGTGTGCACGATGTGCGGTTCTCCGGCATAACATTTGCATATTCCCGCTGGGAGATGACCGATAGCGGATTGAAGAGCAATCAGGCAGCCGATGTCGCGGATGCGGCCGTGATCCTTCGCGGAACGGACAATGTAACGATTGATCATTGCACCTTCCATGGCATGGGCGGTTATGCGCTGGCACTGCGTGGCGGCAACCAGCACGCGATCATTGATCACAATCATTTGTTTGACCTGGGCGCTGGGGGCATTCGCGTTGGCGAAGGCGAGATTCCGAAGGCACCAGAACAGATCTCTTCGCACCACGTGATCACGAACAATGAGATCGATCACGATGGATTGGTGTACCCGTCGGCAGTAGGTCTCTGGGTGCTGATGAGTGGCGACAATACTATCGCTCATAATCACCTGCACGATCTGACCTACTCCGCTATCTCCGTAGGTTGGAGCTGGGGTTATAACCCTGTGCCCGTGGCGAACAATCACATTGATCACAATCTGATCCATGACATTGGAACGGTGCTTAGCGATCTGGGCGGCATCTATCTGCTGGGTGTGCAACCCGGAACGCGTGTTGATCACAACCTGATTCATCACGTCGGCTGCTTCACCTACGGCGGATGGGGTATCTACCTGGATGAAGGATCAACCGGCATCACTGTGGAAAACAATATTGTGTATGAAGCGCAAAGCGCCGGTTTTCACATTCATTATGGGCGCGACAACGTTGTCCGGAACAACATCTTTGCATCCAATCGCGACTATGCCGCGCGACGCACGCGATCCGAGAATTTTCATGCGCTGACCTTTGAGCGCAACATAGTGGTTCTTGCAACAGGAGCAACGTTGGACGGTGCCTGGTCCGACGGCAATGTAACTCTGGACAGGAATCTTTACTGGAATGCGCGCCATAGCGCAATGCAATTTGCGGGTAGTACATGGGAGCAGTGGCAGGCGAAAGGGAACGATGTGCATTCCACCATCGCCGATCCGCTCTTCCGTAACGCCGCCGCTTATGACTTCACATTGCTGCCCGGATCGCCGGCGCTCAAACTGAGCTTTCAGCCAATCGATTTGAACGATGTTGGGCCTCTGCCGGATGTGTCAAGCCGCTGA
- a CDS encoding helix-turn-helix transcriptional regulator has product MKEKEATQIAKALGEPSRFSIYRQIAEGDEVYCGEVCEKHALSPGTVSHHLKVLTDLGLITSRKEGLNVYYRSVPEKFSSYLAYLQGLNQK; this is encoded by the coding sequence ATGAAAGAAAAAGAGGCGACACAGATCGCGAAGGCACTGGGAGAGCCGAGCCGCTTCTCTATCTACAGGCAGATCGCCGAAGGCGATGAGGTTTACTGCGGAGAGGTTTGTGAGAAGCACGCCCTCTCACCCGGAACGGTGTCGCATCACCTCAAAGTGCTCACGGACCTCGGCCTCATCACATCGCGCAAAGAGGGACTAAACGTTTACTACCGCTCTGTCCCGGAAAAGTTTTCTTCCTATCTTGCTTATCTGCAAGGTCTGAATCAGAAGTAA
- a CDS encoding efflux transporter outer membrane subunit, whose protein sequence is MWKSADSNQLLYRAGWVATAAFLILLIAGCRVGPNYARPAVTTPQAYRGAIAPAIASEPSIAEQDWRTIFADPVLQSLVDEALKNNLDLKIAAQRILEAQAQVGIVRAQQLPSIGAGGSFSALQLPAGLANKNADGTSNDFIRGGGFSASAAWNLDFWGLYRRQTEAARAELLQTEWAQRATRASLIEELATAYFQLRSLDSQLEITQNTIKAREDSLHLTQSLEKYGAGSRADTRQAEELLHTAQANLPEIRRQIAIQENAISVLLGHNPQDVQRGLSVTEQPHPASVPAGLPSELLERRPDIRKAEAELMAANARIGVAKAQFFPQISLTSMGGSASNQLQSIFEGKNAYWYAAGSLTQPIFAGGRITSNYKYSQAQQQEMLASYQKAILNAFKDVSNSLVTYRETQNSREEQHQVVVSAADAVRLARLRYSGGNTSYLEVLTTDTDLYDAQLKLAQAEAQEAGSLVNLYAALGGGWK, encoded by the coding sequence ATGTGGAAGTCCGCTGATTCAAACCAATTGCTTTATCGTGCAGGGTGGGTTGCGACTGCAGCCTTTCTGATACTCCTCATTGCGGGTTGCAGGGTGGGACCAAACTACGCACGCCCTGCCGTAACCACGCCGCAGGCATATCGTGGAGCGATAGCGCCTGCAATCGCAAGTGAGCCGTCCATTGCAGAGCAGGATTGGCGCACGATCTTTGCTGATCCGGTGCTTCAGAGCCTTGTTGATGAGGCGCTGAAGAATAACCTGGACCTGAAGATTGCGGCGCAGCGCATCCTTGAAGCGCAAGCCCAAGTGGGAATTGTTCGGGCGCAACAACTGCCCAGTATCGGAGCGGGTGGGAGCTTCAGTGCTCTTCAATTGCCCGCAGGGCTTGCGAACAAGAACGCAGACGGCACATCGAATGACTTCATCCGTGGAGGCGGCTTCAGTGCTTCAGCTGCGTGGAATCTTGACTTCTGGGGACTCTATCGCCGTCAGACGGAAGCCGCGCGAGCGGAGCTTCTGCAGACAGAGTGGGCTCAACGCGCGACACGTGCGTCTCTCATCGAAGAGCTTGCGACAGCGTACTTCCAATTGCGCAGCCTCGATTCGCAGTTAGAGATTACGCAAAACACGATTAAGGCGAGGGAAGACTCACTTCATTTGACACAGTCGCTGGAGAAGTACGGAGCAGGTTCACGCGCGGATACTCGACAGGCCGAAGAGCTTCTCCATACGGCGCAAGCGAATCTGCCCGAGATTCGACGTCAAATCGCAATTCAGGAAAACGCTATCAGCGTGCTTCTTGGTCACAATCCGCAGGACGTACAGCGTGGTCTGAGTGTGACAGAACAACCGCATCCTGCATCTGTGCCTGCAGGGTTGCCATCAGAGTTGCTGGAGCGACGGCCAGACATTCGCAAAGCGGAAGCAGAGTTGATGGCCGCCAATGCGCGTATCGGTGTTGCAAAAGCGCAGTTCTTCCCACAGATCTCGCTTACTAGCATGGGTGGTTCTGCAAGCAATCAGTTGCAAAGTATCTTCGAAGGCAAAAATGCGTACTGGTATGCGGCCGGTTCGCTTACACAGCCGATCTTTGCCGGTGGACGGATCACCAGCAACTATAAGTACTCGCAAGCGCAACAGCAGGAGATGTTGGCGAGCTATCAGAAGGCAATTCTCAATGCATTCAAGGACGTATCCAATTCACTCGTGACATATCGAGAGACGCAGAATTCTCGCGAGGAGCAACATCAAGTGGTGGTCTCAGCAGCCGATGCTGTCCGTCTGGCGCGCCTGCGTTATTCGGGAGGGAATACCAGCTATCTTGAGGTGCTCACGACCGATACAGATCTGTACGATGCCCAGTTGAAGCTCGCGCAGGCAGAAGCGCAAGAAGCTGGTTCGCTTGTGAACCTTTATGCGGCGCTGGGCGGAGGGTGGAAATAA
- a CDS encoding lysophospholipid acyltransferase family protein, translating to MRQRMEYAALRLIVGMLRVLPRNTARALGAWLGTLAGKLAGKLSSAGEQNLQIAFPKMSATERRAILQKTYRNLGWLLAEFCQMSKYSPEFVQREVMRYEGLDHYQLAKAKGKGVLVLTGHLGAWELSSFVHSLLGEPMGMVIRRLDNPLVDNFVNSIRCLHGNRVLHKDDFARGIIKAMHRGEAVGILMDTNMTPPQGVFVPFFDIPACTGSGLARIARKTGATVIPGFLLWSEEESRYVLTFGEELQLQKTDDAEADALANTALFARVTEDYIRRYPDQWLWLHRRWKTRPEGEPPIYKRRTSSTEPALPVSRTAKQGELV from the coding sequence ATGCGGCAGCGCATGGAATACGCCGCGTTGCGTCTGATCGTTGGGATGCTACGAGTCCTGCCGCGGAATACAGCGCGCGCTCTGGGTGCGTGGCTCGGCACGCTTGCAGGCAAACTCGCAGGAAAACTCTCCTCCGCCGGCGAGCAGAATCTTCAGATTGCTTTTCCCAAAATGAGCGCCACGGAGCGCCGCGCCATTCTGCAAAAAACGTATCGCAATCTCGGATGGCTGCTCGCTGAGTTTTGCCAGATGTCGAAGTACTCGCCGGAGTTCGTGCAGCGAGAAGTCATGCGCTACGAAGGCCTGGATCACTATCAGTTGGCCAAGGCAAAGGGCAAAGGCGTCCTTGTACTCACCGGACATCTGGGCGCGTGGGAGCTATCAAGCTTTGTCCATTCTCTGTTGGGCGAACCGATGGGTATGGTCATACGGCGACTGGACAATCCGCTGGTGGACAACTTTGTAAACAGCATTCGCTGTCTGCATGGCAACCGCGTGTTGCACAAGGATGACTTCGCGCGCGGCATCATCAAGGCTATGCATCGCGGCGAAGCGGTCGGCATTCTGATGGACACGAACATGACGCCGCCACAAGGTGTATTCGTTCCCTTCTTCGATATACCCGCATGCACTGGAAGCGGTCTGGCACGCATCGCACGCAAAACGGGCGCGACTGTGATTCCCGGATTTCTTCTGTGGTCCGAAGAAGAGTCGCGCTATGTGCTGACCTTCGGCGAAGAATTGCAACTGCAGAAGACGGACGATGCCGAAGCCGACGCGCTGGCGAATACCGCTCTCTTCGCACGAGTCACCGAAGATTACATCCGTCGCTATCCGGATCAGTGGTTATGGCTGCATCGCCGTTGGAAGACACGTCCTGAAGGCGAACCTCCGATTTACAAACGGCGTACTTCTTCAACTGAACCTGCATTGCCGGTATCGCGCACAGCAAAACAAGGTGAGTTAGTTTAA
- a CDS encoding efflux RND transporter permease subunit, giving the protein MWIVRLALNKPYTFIVASILILVLGFSSIATTPTDIFPNIDIPQVTVIWSYSGLPAKEMEQRITTFSEFVMAVVNDVKSIDSQTTNGASVIKISFQPQVRIDAAMSQVGAAVNSIRFRMPQGVNPPWILRFSASTVPIIQLSLSSDTLSESEIYDYGLFRVRQQLTKVPGTLLPTPYGGVARQIMVDLDQNALLAKGLTPIDVTNAINAQNVTLPSGTAKVENTEYTVSTNSSPVDALSLNDVPIKQVNGAMVYMRDVAHVRDGWSVQQNVARANGKPAALLTIMKTGSVSTLDIVKQIKDDVLPASRAAAPKGLKITELFDQSIFVKASIVGVLREGLIAASLTALMILLFLGSWRSTLIIAISIPLSILSSIIVLSALGETMNTMTLGGLALAIGILVDDATVTIENIHRHMHGQSLREAVLIGASEIATPTLVSTLTICIVFVSVVFLTGPAKFLFTPMALAVVFAMLASYVLSRTLVPVLVNFLLGAEHSFEGNSIEAGNAGAPSFFRRINERFNQGYERFQHRYTAALGTFLAHRRKALFASVAVMLSAFVLLPFIGRDFFPSVDAGQIKLHIRTRPGTRIEKTKVIFSQVEEEIRKTIPADETELVMDNIGLTPETFNYAFGDGSTISSADGEVLIALNEKHHSTQRYIKQLRAELPKKFPDATFFFQPADMVTQILNFGLPAPIDIQIQGYDPANYAIAKRLREQLATVPGAVDVHMHQVVDAPDLHLDIDRVRAAQFGLTQQDVANSLYVSLSSSAAVQPNFWLDPKMGITYTVAAQTPQYSIDSINALQNTPIPMHTIANRTEVLGNMATLRPAIMPVVINHHNGAPVYDIYANTQDSDLGSVAAKVNRIVKQESANLPAGTKIVIRGQVESMNEAFTRLGVGLTFAALLVYLLMVVNYQSWLDPFIIICALPGAFCGIVWALFLTQTTFNVPSLMGAIMSIGVATANSILLVTFANELRANGESPLRAAVTAGFTRLRPIIMTACAMIIGMLPMALGMGEGGEQNAPLARAVIGGLSIATFATLFFVPLMFTLIHGRNTTQEAA; this is encoded by the coding sequence ATGTGGATAGTCCGTCTTGCGCTCAATAAGCCTTACACATTTATTGTAGCGTCGATTCTCATCCTTGTTCTTGGGTTTTCTTCGATTGCGACGACTCCGACGGACATCTTTCCCAACATTGATATTCCGCAAGTTACGGTGATTTGGTCCTACTCTGGTCTACCCGCCAAAGAGATGGAACAACGCATCACGACGTTTAGCGAGTTCGTGATGGCTGTGGTCAACGATGTGAAGTCGATTGATTCGCAAACTACGAATGGTGCGTCCGTCATCAAGATTTCGTTCCAGCCCCAGGTGCGTATTGATGCTGCCATGTCGCAAGTGGGCGCTGCGGTGAACTCCATTCGATTCCGAATGCCGCAGGGCGTGAATCCACCATGGATTCTGAGGTTCAGTGCGTCTACGGTACCGATCATTCAGTTGTCTCTTTCAAGCGATACGCTGTCCGAATCAGAGATTTATGACTACGGTTTGTTCCGTGTTCGTCAGCAATTGACGAAGGTCCCAGGGACACTTCTGCCCACGCCTTATGGCGGCGTTGCACGGCAAATCATGGTGGATCTTGATCAGAACGCGCTTCTGGCGAAAGGTCTTACGCCGATTGATGTGACGAACGCTATCAATGCGCAGAATGTCACTCTGCCTTCTGGTACTGCCAAAGTCGAGAACACCGAGTACACGGTCAGTACTAATTCCAGCCCTGTCGATGCATTGTCTTTGAACGATGTGCCTATTAAGCAGGTAAATGGCGCGATGGTGTACATGCGCGACGTTGCCCACGTACGCGATGGCTGGTCTGTACAGCAGAACGTCGCAAGAGCCAACGGAAAGCCTGCTGCACTTCTCACCATCATGAAAACAGGTTCGGTGTCTACGCTGGATATCGTCAAGCAGATTAAGGACGATGTACTTCCTGCATCACGTGCAGCAGCGCCCAAGGGCTTGAAGATCACCGAACTTTTCGATCAATCCATCTTCGTAAAGGCGTCGATTGTTGGCGTCTTGCGTGAAGGATTGATTGCTGCTTCGCTTACGGCGCTTATGATCCTGTTATTTCTTGGAAGCTGGCGCAGCACGCTTATCATCGCAATCTCGATTCCGCTTTCCATCCTGAGTTCCATCATCGTCCTCAGTGCACTTGGGGAAACGATGAATACGATGACTCTCGGTGGTCTCGCACTCGCAATCGGCATCCTGGTTGACGATGCGACGGTGACCATTGAAAACATTCATCGTCACATGCACGGGCAATCGCTTCGCGAAGCTGTTCTTATCGGTGCGTCGGAGATCGCAACGCCCACACTAGTTTCGACGCTCACGATCTGCATCGTGTTTGTCTCGGTTGTCTTCCTAACGGGGCCTGCAAAGTTCCTGTTCACTCCCATGGCGCTTGCAGTCGTCTTTGCCATGCTCGCTTCTTATGTGCTCTCTCGCACGCTTGTCCCGGTTCTGGTGAACTTCCTTCTTGGTGCGGAGCATAGCTTCGAGGGGAACTCCATCGAAGCTGGCAATGCTGGTGCGCCATCCTTCTTTCGTCGTATCAACGAGCGTTTCAATCAAGGATACGAGCGCTTTCAGCATCGTTATACCGCAGCGTTGGGAACATTCCTTGCCCATCGTCGAAAGGCACTATTCGCTTCGGTAGCGGTGATGCTTTCAGCCTTCGTGTTGTTGCCATTTATCGGCCGCGACTTCTTTCCCAGTGTCGATGCGGGACAGATCAAGTTACATATCCGCACGCGTCCCGGAACCCGGATTGAGAAGACGAAAGTCATCTTCAGCCAGGTGGAAGAGGAAATCCGCAAAACGATTCCTGCCGATGAGACAGAACTCGTGATGGATAACATCGGGCTTACGCCGGAAACGTTTAACTATGCCTTTGGTGATGGATCCACGATCAGCAGTGCTGATGGCGAAGTTCTCATCGCGTTGAACGAAAAGCACCACTCCACGCAGCGTTACATTAAGCAACTTCGTGCTGAGCTCCCAAAGAAGTTTCCTGATGCGACGTTCTTCTTTCAGCCTGCGGACATGGTGACGCAGATCCTGAACTTCGGGCTTCCGGCGCCAATCGACATCCAGATACAGGGATACGATCCAGCAAACTATGCCATTGCAAAACGTCTACGCGAGCAATTGGCCACTGTACCTGGCGCTGTTGACGTGCACATGCACCAGGTAGTGGATGCGCCGGATCTTCATCTCGACATTGATCGTGTTCGGGCGGCGCAGTTTGGGCTTACGCAGCAGGATGTAGCAAACAGTCTGTATGTTTCGCTAAGTTCCAGCGCTGCGGTGCAGCCGAATTTCTGGCTCGATCCGAAGATGGGTATTACTTACACGGTTGCAGCCCAGACACCGCAATACAGCATTGACTCCATCAACGCGCTGCAAAATACGCCGATCCCGATGCACACGATAGCGAATCGGACAGAGGTGTTGGGCAACATGGCAACACTTCGTCCGGCCATCATGCCCGTTGTCATCAATCACCACAATGGCGCACCGGTGTATGACATCTATGCGAACACACAGGACAGTGATCTTGGCTCTGTAGCTGCCAAGGTGAATCGCATCGTGAAACAGGAGAGTGCCAACCTGCCGGCGGGAACGAAAATTGTCATCCGGGGTCAAGTGGAAAGCATGAATGAGGCATTCACGCGCCTGGGTGTCGGCCTCACGTTTGCTGCGCTGCTGGTCTATCTGTTGATGGTTGTGAACTACCAGAGCTGGCTCGATCCGTTCATCATCATCTGCGCTCTACCTGGTGCGTTCTGCGGTATCGTCTGGGCGCTGTTCCTCACCCAAACCACTTTCAATGTGCCATCACTGATGGGTGCCATCATGTCGATCGGTGTCGCTACGGCCAACTCAATTCTGCTGGTTACTTTTGCAAACGAACTAAGAGCTAACGGTGAGTCGCCTCTGCGGGCTGCTGTAACGGCGGGTTTCACACGCCTGCGCCCGATCATTATGACGGCTTGCGCCATGATCATCGGCATGTTGCCCATGGCTTTGGGAATGGGCGAAGGCGGCGAGCAGAATGCTCCATTGGCCCGCGCTGTTATCGGCGGACTCAGCATTGCAACATTCGCAACTCTTTTCTTTGTTCCTTTGATGTTCACGTTGATTCACGGAAGAAACACCACTCAGGAGGCCGCATGA
- a CDS encoding efflux RND transporter periplasmic adaptor subunit has product MITQEIPTGERVQTQKGSRIKAVGLGAVIAVALVAVGAVPRIASYREALAATNDAPVTHPVVTVIHAQKGEPTSQLILPGNVEPLYTANLFARVDGYVDRRNVDIGTKVRAGQVLAVISSPEIDQQLSQAKATLAQSQATLLQSRAALEQAKANAELARITKERNLPLGEQHAISQQIVDSAVQTHNARVADVAAANANIAAAEAAVVANQANVARLQQMQGFERIVAPFDGVITQRNIERGDLVSATAPTGGKPLFSIAQSDTLRVYVDVPQSEAVNIRDGQNAVVQVSERFGRNYSGTVTRNASALNDAARTMRTEVQVANGDASLLPGMYAQVHFTLSQQRASLVIPTSALVVDGAGMHVVTVNSQHNLHFVPVTIGKDMGKEIEVLAGLNGGEALVASPSDVLSEGQHVEVR; this is encoded by the coding sequence ATGATCACGCAGGAAATTCCGACCGGCGAGCGCGTTCAGACACAAAAAGGAAGCCGCATCAAAGCGGTTGGATTGGGAGCTGTTATCGCAGTTGCCCTGGTTGCCGTTGGCGCTGTGCCGCGCATTGCAAGCTATCGTGAAGCGCTTGCCGCAACCAACGATGCTCCGGTAACGCATCCCGTTGTCACAGTCATCCACGCACAGAAGGGTGAGCCCACTTCACAGCTCATCCTGCCTGGGAACGTTGAACCTCTCTATACGGCGAATCTCTTTGCTCGAGTGGACGGTTACGTGGATCGCCGCAATGTCGACATTGGGACAAAGGTGCGCGCAGGACAGGTTCTTGCTGTCATTTCCTCACCGGAAATCGATCAGCAACTGAGCCAGGCAAAGGCAACACTTGCTCAATCGCAGGCCACATTACTTCAATCGCGTGCAGCGCTGGAGCAGGCAAAAGCAAACGCGGAGCTGGCGCGCATTACCAAAGAGCGCAATCTGCCTCTCGGTGAGCAGCACGCCATCTCGCAACAGATCGTCGATTCAGCTGTGCAGACGCATAACGCTCGAGTGGCTGACGTTGCAGCTGCAAATGCGAACATCGCAGCAGCGGAGGCGGCCGTGGTTGCAAACCAGGCAAACGTGGCGCGGCTACAGCAGATGCAGGGTTTCGAACGTATCGTTGCACCCTTCGATGGTGTGATTACGCAACGAAACATTGAACGAGGTGATCTTGTTAGTGCGACTGCGCCTACTGGTGGGAAGCCACTCTTCAGCATTGCGCAGAGTGACACGCTACGTGTCTACGTCGACGTGCCGCAATCGGAAGCCGTGAATATTCGTGATGGGCAGAATGCTGTCGTACAGGTAAGTGAACGCTTTGGACGCAATTACAGCGGAACTGTCACGCGCAATGCGTCTGCGTTGAACGACGCTGCGAGAACGATGCGAACGGAAGTACAAGTGGCGAATGGCGACGCATCGTTGCTACCGGGTATGTATGCGCAGGTTCACTTCACCCTGTCGCAACAGCGTGCATCGCTTGTCATTCCTACTAGCGCGCTCGTGGTCGATGGAGCAGGAATGCATGTCGTGACGGTCAACTCGCAACATAATCTCCATTTCGTTCCAGTCACGATTGGCAAAGACATGGGCAAAGAGATTGAGGTACTGGCTGGGTTAAATGGCGGCGAAGCGCTGGTCGCCAGCCCGAGCGATGTACTCAGTGAGGGACAACATGTGGAAGTCCGCTGA